From the Microbacterium thalassium genome, one window contains:
- a CDS encoding GNAT family N-acetyltransferase, protein MVQLRESPADAPDARALLTEYFQSRELGFAHQSIAYTTTFPDTAAFTPPRGVFVIVDDDEGAPVGCGGIRSIPDGPLGPRYEVKHLFLRPETRGRGWGALLMDDLERRARAFGAAELVLDTHHSLEAAAALYSRSGFTAIEPYNDNPNATRWYGKQLRAG, encoded by the coding sequence GTGGTCCAGCTGCGCGAATCCCCCGCCGACGCCCCCGATGCCCGGGCGCTGCTCACCGAGTACTTCCAGTCGCGCGAGCTCGGGTTCGCGCACCAGTCGATCGCATATACGACCACGTTCCCCGACACCGCCGCCTTCACTCCGCCCCGCGGCGTCTTCGTCATCGTCGACGACGACGAGGGCGCCCCGGTCGGATGCGGCGGCATCCGCAGCATCCCCGACGGCCCGCTGGGCCCGCGATACGAGGTCAAGCACCTCTTCCTGCGCCCTGAGACCCGCGGGCGCGGCTGGGGCGCACTGCTGATGGACGATCTCGAACGCCGTGCCCGTGCCTTCGGCGCGGCCGAGCTCGTGCTCGACACGCACCATTCCCTCGAGGCCGCGGCCGCCCTCTACAGCCGCTCCGGCTTCACCGCCATCGAGCCCTACAACGACAACCCCAACGCCACCCGCTGGTACGGCAAGCAGCTCCGCGCGGGCTGA
- a CDS encoding 4-hydroxy-tetrahydrodipicolinate reductase, protein MTTRVAIVGGTGKLGSVIRDVVEAHPDYEVHAVLGSDSSLDELDGAGLVVDATTPAVSGDVVQAAIDRGINVLVGTSGWSAERIALVKPRVAEAEIGAVFIPNFSLGSVVGSALAAAASVLFPSVEIVEAHRDTKVDSPSGTAVRTAELIAAARGDIGPVAAPHVDQRARGQQVASVPIHSLRRPGVIARQETILSGPGEALTIVHDTVEPAEAYAPGIRLALDAARDATGIVIGLDSLIDVGVHPRHTHAGPKTSPQGGGGQVARATGA, encoded by the coding sequence ATGACAACGCGCGTGGCCATCGTGGGCGGCACCGGCAAGCTGGGGAGCGTCATCCGCGACGTGGTGGAGGCGCATCCGGACTACGAGGTCCACGCGGTCCTCGGATCCGACTCGTCGCTGGACGAGCTCGACGGCGCCGGCCTCGTGGTCGACGCCACGACCCCCGCGGTGTCGGGCGACGTCGTGCAGGCGGCCATCGACCGTGGCATCAACGTCCTCGTCGGCACGAGCGGCTGGTCGGCCGAGCGGATCGCGCTCGTGAAGCCGCGCGTCGCCGAGGCCGAGATCGGCGCGGTGTTCATCCCCAACTTCTCGCTCGGCTCGGTGGTGGGCTCGGCGCTGGCTGCGGCGGCATCCGTCCTCTTCCCGTCGGTCGAGATCGTCGAGGCGCACCGCGACACGAAGGTCGACTCGCCCAGCGGCACCGCCGTCCGCACGGCCGAGCTCATCGCGGCGGCCCGCGGCGACATCGGCCCGGTGGCGGCGCCGCACGTCGACCAGCGGGCGCGCGGGCAGCAGGTGGCGAGCGTGCCGATCCACTCGCTCCGCCGACCCGGCGTGATCGCGCGTCAGGAGACGATCCTGTCGGGACCGGGGGAGGCCCTGACGATCGTGCACGACACCGTCGAGCCCGCCGAAGCGTATGCGCCCGGCATCCGCCTCGCCCTCGACGCGGCTCGCGACGCGACGGGCATCGTGATCGGCCTCGACAGCCTCATCGACGTCGGCGTCCACCCGCGCCACACCCACGCCGGCCCGAAGACCAGCCCGCAGGGCGGCGGGGGCCAGGTCGCGCGCGCGACCGGAGCATGA
- a CDS encoding tetratricopeptide repeat protein: MSARIGVAVMAVLLVLYIALVGQRAWLLLISGDTVGVLMGAALVVLPLVALWGLGRELWFGVRADQLGRRLEAEGGLPAEVVSLRPSGRVVREDADALFGSYRDAVEQHPDDWASWYRLGLVYDAAGDRRRAREAVRKAIRLESASS; encoded by the coding sequence ATGAGCGCGCGCATCGGCGTCGCCGTCATGGCGGTGCTCCTCGTGCTGTACATCGCGCTCGTGGGGCAGCGCGCGTGGCTGCTGCTGATCTCGGGAGACACCGTCGGCGTGCTCATGGGCGCCGCGCTCGTCGTGCTGCCGCTCGTGGCGCTGTGGGGTCTCGGGCGCGAACTGTGGTTCGGCGTTCGCGCCGACCAGCTCGGCCGGCGCCTCGAGGCCGAGGGCGGGCTCCCCGCCGAGGTCGTGTCGCTGCGCCCCAGCGGGAGGGTCGTGCGTGAGGACGCCGACGCGCTGTTCGGCTCGTACCGCGACGCCGTCGAACAGCATCCGGACGACTGGGCGTCCTGGTATCGCCTGGGTCTGGTCTACGACGCCGCCGGCGACCGCCGTCGAGCCCGCGAGGCGGTGCGCAAGGCGATCCGCCTGGAGTCCGCCTCGAGCTGA
- a CDS encoding mechanosensitive ion channel family protein, whose translation MPGAITGAIEVFGTTLGWSDLITAAIIAVIAIVVAIVLRRAIVRYSRREDTAHTSTWYTLSRLVTYIVLTIGFFLVIGELGVPLSRFTLLAGALGVGLGFGLQPLVANFVAGIVLLLDKSLKVGDFVELESGATGQVRDIRMRATTIVTNDNIDVIVPNSEFVTGRVVNWTHRDVRRRVRIPFGVAYGTDKELVKTAALEAAEAVPFTLDLDGPLRPQVWLSEFGDSALGFELVVWLNPEATRKPIAVAAAYNWALHSALSRHGIEIPFPQRDVHVRSLFGLAKEDARAALKLEDHDGEPDAPVTPTARVTADNDALADVSGEAGYAPDRVDRTDESEKR comes from the coding sequence ATGCCTGGAGCCATCACGGGAGCCATCGAGGTCTTCGGCACCACGCTGGGGTGGTCCGACCTGATCACTGCGGCGATCATCGCCGTGATCGCGATCGTGGTGGCCATCGTGTTGCGGCGGGCGATCGTGCGCTACTCGAGGCGCGAAGACACCGCGCACACCTCGACCTGGTACACGCTGTCGCGACTGGTCACCTACATCGTCCTGACGATCGGCTTCTTCCTCGTGATCGGCGAGCTCGGCGTGCCGCTCAGCCGCTTCACGCTTCTCGCGGGGGCGCTCGGCGTGGGCCTCGGCTTCGGCCTGCAGCCGCTCGTGGCGAACTTCGTCGCGGGAATCGTGCTGTTGCTGGACAAGTCGCTCAAGGTGGGTGATTTTGTCGAACTCGAGTCCGGCGCGACCGGACAGGTGCGGGATATCCGGATGCGTGCCACCACGATCGTCACCAACGACAACATCGATGTCATCGTGCCGAACTCGGAGTTCGTCACCGGCCGGGTCGTGAACTGGACGCACCGCGACGTGCGCCGTCGCGTGCGCATCCCCTTCGGCGTCGCCTACGGGACAGACAAGGAGCTGGTGAAGACGGCCGCGCTCGAAGCGGCCGAGGCGGTGCCGTTCACCCTCGACCTGGACGGGCCGCTGCGGCCGCAGGTCTGGCTGAGCGAGTTCGGCGACAGCGCCCTGGGGTTCGAACTGGTCGTCTGGCTCAATCCCGAAGCGACCAGGAAGCCGATCGCGGTCGCCGCCGCCTACAACTGGGCGCTGCACAGCGCCCTGAGCCGGCACGGCATCGAGATCCCGTTCCCGCAGCGCGATGTGCACGTGCGCTCCCTGTTCGGGCTGGCGAAGGAAGACGCGCGCGCCGCACTGAAGCTGGAGGATCACGACGGCGAGCCGGACGCTCCCGTCACCCCGACCGCACGTGTCACGGCCGACAACGACGCGCTCGCCGATGTCAGCGGTGAAGCCGGATACGCCCCGGACCGCGTCGACCGCACCGACGAAAGCGAGAAGCGCTGA
- a CDS encoding TIGR01777 family oxidoreductase, whose product MPDAPPALRRVVIAGASGLIGTTLTERLRSDGVEVTHLVRRPAATADEVEWLSDDDRLDPAVLDGADAVVCLNGASIGRFPWTPSYRHTLLWSRVVPTRAIASALRELGADAPAFASASAVGYYGSAPGVPLDESAPRGETFLADICGEWEGAARHSGDARVVHLRTAPLIHPEGVLKPLLLLTALGVSGPVGRGTQAWGWISLEDEVRAIHHVLGTDVEGPVNLSGPERATANDLGFALARRMNRPYLLRAPEWGLKLVLGKDATESLLTADAHIVPAALEASGFAFTHATVEEAVAAAVPAR is encoded by the coding sequence TTGCCTGACGCCCCTCCGGCGCTGCGGCGCGTCGTCATCGCCGGCGCGTCCGGCCTCATCGGCACGACCCTCACCGAGCGCCTTCGCTCCGACGGCGTCGAGGTGACGCACCTCGTGCGGCGCCCCGCGGCGACGGCCGACGAGGTCGAGTGGCTCTCCGACGACGACCGGCTCGATCCGGCGGTGCTCGACGGGGCGGATGCCGTCGTGTGCCTCAACGGCGCCTCGATCGGGCGGTTCCCCTGGACGCCCTCCTATCGGCACACGCTGCTGTGGTCGCGTGTCGTCCCGACGCGGGCGATCGCGAGCGCCCTGCGCGAACTCGGGGCCGACGCTCCGGCGTTCGCGTCGGCGTCCGCGGTGGGCTACTACGGGTCGGCCCCAGGGGTGCCGCTCGACGAGTCGGCGCCGCGGGGCGAGACGTTCCTCGCCGACATCTGCGGAGAATGGGAGGGCGCGGCGCGGCACTCGGGCGACGCCCGCGTCGTGCACCTGCGCACGGCGCCGCTGATCCATCCCGAGGGAGTCCTCAAGCCGCTTCTGCTCCTCACGGCGCTGGGTGTCAGCGGGCCGGTGGGACGCGGCACGCAGGCGTGGGGGTGGATCTCCCTCGAGGACGAGGTGCGGGCGATCCACCATGTCCTCGGCACGGATGTCGAGGGGCCCGTGAACCTCAGCGGGCCGGAGCGGGCGACGGCGAACGACCTCGGGTTCGCGCTCGCCCGGCGCATGAACCGCCCGTACCTGCTTCGGGCCCCCGAGTGGGGCCTCAAGCTCGTCCTCGGGAAGGATGCCACCGAGTCGCTGCTCACCGCCGACGCGCACATCGTTCCCGCCGCGCTCGAGGCATCCGGCTTCGCATTCACACACGCGACGGTCGAGGAGGCCGTGGCAGCCGCTGTTCCCGCGCGCTGA
- a CDS encoding OsmC family protein, which translates to MSVTSEATTAWKGNLFEGSGEVTLMSSGMGTFAVNWKARSEGSTSVTTPEELIAAAHSSCFCMAFSNMLAENGTPPESIDTTASVTFVPGTGITGSHLNVNAVVPGISPEDFESIAQAAKAGCPVSQALAGVEITLEATLA; encoded by the coding sequence ATGTCCGTGACGAGCGAAGCCACCACCGCCTGGAAGGGCAACCTGTTCGAGGGATCCGGCGAGGTCACGCTGATGTCCTCCGGAATGGGCACCTTCGCGGTGAACTGGAAGGCGCGCAGCGAGGGCTCGACGTCGGTCACGACGCCCGAGGAGCTCATCGCGGCGGCGCACTCGTCCTGCTTCTGCATGGCCTTCTCGAACATGCTCGCCGAGAACGGCACTCCCCCGGAGTCGATCGACACCACGGCATCGGTCACCTTCGTCCCCGGCACCGGCATCACCGGCAGCCACCTCAACGTCAACGCCGTCGTGCCCGGCATCTCGCCGGAGGACTTCGAAAGCATCGCGCAGGCCGCGAAGGCCGGCTGCCCGGTCTCGCAGGCGCTCGCCGGCGTGGAGATCACGCTCGAGGCGACGCTTGCCTGA
- a CDS encoding DUF4395 domain-containing protein has translation MSEATGGHRGIDPRGPRFTAGITSLLLLVDVFLGLTGLSTARVPAGGWALPAASFADRVLDPAFLLLLALALLFVWGVASPRTAPWGALYRVAVQPRLTPPTEFEDPRPPRFAQGVGLFVTAIGLVLQLAGVPWALPIAAAMAFVASFLNAAFGLCLGCQLYLLLQRAGIVGRERPAAA, from the coding sequence ATGTCTGAGGCCACCGGCGGCCATCGCGGCATCGATCCGCGCGGCCCGCGCTTCACGGCGGGGATCACGTCGCTGCTGCTCCTCGTCGATGTGTTCCTCGGGCTGACCGGTCTGTCGACCGCGCGCGTTCCCGCCGGCGGCTGGGCGCTTCCGGCCGCCTCCTTCGCCGACCGCGTGCTGGATCCGGCATTCCTGCTGCTGCTCGCTCTCGCGCTGCTGTTCGTGTGGGGTGTGGCCTCGCCGCGCACGGCTCCCTGGGGCGCGCTCTACCGCGTGGCGGTTCAGCCGCGACTGACCCCGCCGACGGAGTTCGAGGACCCGCGTCCGCCGCGCTTCGCGCAGGGTGTCGGTCTGTTCGTCACCGCGATCGGCCTGGTGCTCCAGCTCGCGGGCGTCCCGTGGGCGCTTCCCATCGCCGCCGCGATGGCGTTCGTCGCCTCGTTCCTCAACGCCGCGTTCGGGCTCTGCCTGGGCTGCCAGCTGTACCTGCTGCTGCAGCGCGCGGGCATCGTCGGCCGCGAGCGTCCGGCCGCCGCCTGA